AACTGTGCTTCAAACAAAGCCATCATATCTCGTAACTGGGGATTACCACGAGAAGCCCCTGTCAATCCTTTAGCAATAATTAAGCCACAGTACCCATTGGTATTTTTACATCGTTGATTCCATTTCTTGCGAGCTTCTACGTGTATTGGATCGTCATCTTCAAACTCACCAAACAGGAATAATTCGCCGTTGTCAGTTTGTAACAAACCTAAATCGTAGCGTGTCCCATCAAAAGGATCAGCACCTGGATTAAAACAGATTGCTTTAAGTCCTCCGGCTTGTTCAATATTTGAAATCACAGTTTTTGCCTTGGGACGAGAAGTTTGAATCAAAATCACTGGCAAACCATCCCCTGCTTGTGTGATTTCCCCTGTTGCGTGATAAGCTCCCCCCTGACGCAAGTAATCCAACATTTCCCATGAGACAACTCCTAAACTGAGAAATGAGTCTTCTGGTATCAAATCATCTCGTAATGACTGAAAAATTGGTGCTGGTGACTCGCTATCATCTTCTAAAGTGTCAAAACCTGCTATTTCTTCTAACTCAGTCGCTAATTGTGGCATGGAAGAGACAGCGATAGACACTGATTTTGTTAGTTCTTTTGACGACTCAGGTAACGAGATGCGATAGCGGCGACTCAGGCTGGGGAAGGTATCACCACCAAGCTGATTACGGTGATCACGCATAAAGCGGGAAATACTTTCTATTGCCACATAAACGACAAGTGCTTCTTCGTCGTACAAAACAGAACGCAGTCCTTCTAAAGGATGGATATTACCAAAAGTGGGTTCAATTTCGGATAAAGGCAAATCTGCCAAGTCATCGAATTCGTCCTCCTCTTCTTCGGTATCATCAGCACGCTCAAAGGTCAGAAATAGACAATCTTGTTTTAAAAAAGCTTCTTCTAAATGCCCTTGTGATTCGTCTTCTTTTAAAACACTTGTGCGGAAACGCTTTAAAGAGTCTTCTGAACGATACAACAAAATTCCATATTCCATCCCCAGCATCCCCATAACACTGGCATAGAGTGTGCCAACATCCCATTTATTAATTTCTATGGATAAGATTTGCTGTTCTTCCAAGAATTCCCAAGGTGCTGCTTGCCAAAGTGCAAATGCTTTTTCTCGCAGCACTTGTGCATATTGTGGAGGTAAATCGGGAACTTGGCTATCTAAGATTTCAGTAAATCCACGAAACAGTTCATCAATTAAAGGGAGATCTGGCGCGTACTCAATCGCAATGTCCAAATCCTGTAGTACTCCGCGCAGGTAAAATTGAATTTCGCGGTCTTTGACCACAATTCTTTGAGGACGAGCAGGTTTTGCGGGATTATGAGGATGCTCCATCGCTCGCATTAAGGTACGAACAATGGCTTCTGGACCAGTTTCTGGTGCTACTACGTCCATACCCCGGACAATACCTTGCGAGCCATCTACCCAAAGAATACATTCACCTTTGACATCTGGATCGGAATTTTGGGTTTGTGATGACGACAATGGACGGCGATCGCCCTCCCACACAGAAGGAATTTGGGTTAATTTCTTCAACCGACGACTGGTAGAGCGATTAAAACTTGTCATAGAGGTAAGTTAATCAAAACAAGCAATATGGAATTAAACTTTTGGCGTTAGGCTAGCCTCGGATCAAAACTCTTTGGCTGTTTGTGAACAAGTAGTTACTGGTGGTAGCTACCACAATGTTGGAGGAATAAAATATCGAATCTCAAAACACATTGAATCTCTCAATTCTAGAATAAAAATCTTTGCATGCTTTTGACGCAGTATTTACAATTTGCATTCCTAGCACATGAATATCGCTAGAATGGATACAAAAACTTTTGCAGCCACCAAGCGGTGAGTTTGGAGTTCAACCAAAGAGCTTGCCGCTACAAAGTCAAGCTCACACCAGAATCGGAGTATAAACAGCAGATGACACAAGCAACTCAGTCTTTACAACGGGGAATCCAATTAAGCGAAGCAGCATTGCGGCAGGTAAAATTTTTGCGAGATCAGCAAGGTCAAGACTTATGCTTACGGGTTGGAGTGCGTCAAGGTGGTTGCTCTGGAATGTCTTACATGATGGATTTTGAAGACGCCAGCAAGATTACCCCTCAAGATGAAATTTTTGATTATGATGGCTTCAAAATTGTTTGCGATCGCAAAAGTTTATTATATCTCTATGGTTTAATGCTAGATTACAGCAACTCTATGATAGGCGGCGGTTTTCAATTTACTAACCCCAACGCTAATCAAACTTGTGGTTGCGGCAAATCATTTGGAGTGTAATATACTCATTTGTGAGCCAGCGCAGCTAAGTTGGAAACCAAGAAGGCGACTTGTTTTCCCGTTGAGTCCTTTGTCATCTGTGATTCGACAAAGGACGAACAAACGGTAGGTTGCATAGTCCCTTAACCACGTGCTTATGCACTCAACGAGGGAACCACGTGGCTGTGCGTGACTGTCGGGAAACCCGACGGCAGATGCTCTGCGCGCTGTCTCCCAATGACTAATGACTAATGACTAATGACTAATGACTAATACAGTTGAATCTCTCTTTGACACTGGTTTAGAACGTTATAAAGCAGGAGAAGCAGTAGCGGATTTAATCCCTGTTTTTAAAGAAGTTTGCGATCGCACTCCCAAAAGTAGTGCTGCTTGGACTTGTTTGGCGTGGTTGTATCTATTGGATGACAACCCAAATTCTGCTCATAAAGCTGCACAAAAAGCTGTTAAGCTTAATCCACAAGACCCACAAGCACGGGTGAACCTTGCGATTGCAATGCTGGAAACGGGTCAAAAAGGTTTGCGACAACATGTAGACTTTGCACAACAGTTGATTTTTGTCAACCCAGACTGGCGAGAAGAAATCCAAAAAAGTATTGAAGACGGTTTGGGCAGAAAACCAGACTGGCAAAGTTTGGCAAAAGTCAAAGGTTGGCTTTTTCCAGACGAATAACATATCAACAGTCCAAATCATCAGTCAGTAGTTTTAGACTATTGACTGGTGATTCATAATTAATGCATATGAAAGATAAATTTTTAAACTGGCTAAACTTGGTTTTAGTGGCAGATGTATTTTTTGTCTTGTTTGCTTTTGGGTGGTTTGCAGTTGCAGTTATTGGTAAAACAGTTGGAGTTCCACTGGGCTTAGATTTGTGGCACAGCCTTTGGCAACCTGTATTTAACCCTGCTATTGGCATCCTTATGGCTGGTGCCATCATCAGTGGCATTATCAACTGGGTTTCCCAAAAATTCATAAAAACCGACAATGGGTAATTTTTTTCAGTGGGGTGAGTAAATGCTTTTGATTACGCACCCCACTTCATTTGTCTTTACAATGTCGATACCAGCGTCAAATCTCTAATTTTCTATTTCAAAATCTGTGCCAGTGCTGGTTCCAAATTAGGATACTTATACTCAAAGCCACTTTCCAAAGTACGCTTGGGGAGGACTTGTTGACCTTCCAAAACCACCATTGCCCCGTCCCCTAAAAGAGCCTCGATAGCAAAAGCCGGAACAGGTAACCAGGAAGGACGATTCATGACTTTTCCCATAGCTTGGCTCAGTTGAGCCATTCGCACAGGATGCGGGGCAGTAGCATTATAGACTCCTTGTATTTCTGGTTTCATTAAAGCTTGCAAAATCAAGTTAACAATATCATCTACGTGAATCCAGGAAAACCATTGCCGACCACTGCCTATGGGACCACCTGCAAAAAGTTTGAATGGTGTAATCATTTTACCCAAGGCACCACCCAGACCGAGAACAATACCGAATCGCAGAATCACGAGTCGTACTCCAGCATTTTTGACCTTATTCGCTTCTGCTTCCCAAGCTTGGCAGACTTGGGCAAGAAAATCGTTACCTGCTGAGCTGGTTTCATCATAAGTAGCTGTTTCACTCGTACCATAGTAGCCAATAGCCGAAGCATTAATTAAGACACTAGGCTTAGGATTTGCATTGATTATTGCGTCCACAATGTTTTGCGTAACGAACTTGCGGCTGTTTAAAATTTCCTGTTTGCGTTCAGGTGTCCAACGTCCTTCGCCAATCGCTTCACCTGCTAAATTCACGACACCATCACAGCTAGAGATGGCACTTTGCCAAGAACCGGATGTATTTGGTGTATAGGCAACAATTTCTACATTTGGAAAAGCTGTAGATGGAAAAACCTTTTGGGCATAGGTTGTGTTACGAGTTAACACGACCACTTGCATACCCTTTTGGCGTAGTCGTTCTACCAAACGACTACCTACAAATCCTGTTGCTCCAGCAATTGCTATTTTCATGATCATTCTTCCCCAGACAGTTATTTTAAAGTTTTTATCAAACTTTTGGTTTCGCTACTACAGTTTAGAGTCAGAAATTTGTTTGTGTGCGGTGTGTTGCGTTTGGCCAACTCAAAACTTTGATTCTTTAACGAATCTATAATGACTTAGATGGTTCGATATTATAGGATGGACGGATTGTTGCAAGGCGTGGGGCTATTATGGCTCGCTATACCTGTTCATTTATTCTTTCTGTTCCTACTGACCAACTTCAAGCTTCACTTGTAGAACTTCTCCAAGATTGTCAATTGGATGTTCAATACTATACATCTGATTACATTCTGGCACGGGAATTTATTGGTTCTGTACCCATTTCCAAGTTAGTAACCGTGGAAATATTGATTGATAAAACTAGACATAATGACACAGAAACCCGAATGAGTATTGTGATTAAAAACGAAGAACTACCACTTCAAAGAGATAATCACTGCCGACAAATTTTTGAATACGTTAAGCAGGCTATTGAAAATTGCCGCTATTGGCATCTTATTGAGAGCATAGCAGGGTAGCACCGCTTAGTGTTCTTCAATAAACTACAGCACTATCCACGGAGTGTGCCAGAAGGTAAGCGACTGTCGTGCATCCATGATCATGCGCCCTTCGAGAAGCTCCGCCTTGCCGTGACGCAGCGCGCCCTGCCAACGTTTCTCGCGACTAGCGCCCGATTCGTGAGCGTAAGCACAAAGCCCACGAATCGGGCGTTTGCCCAAGCCAAGTGCCGTAGGCATAAAACATAGGAAATACTCACACAGGGGTACCTCATCCCTGCTTTGTAGCACAGCCTTTGTGGCTGACTGAGTGTGTGCAAACTACCGTCAACTG
This portion of the Brasilonema sennae CENA114 genome encodes:
- a CDS encoding tetratricopeptide repeat protein; this translates as MTNTVESLFDTGLERYKAGEAVADLIPVFKEVCDRTPKSSAAWTCLAWLYLLDDNPNSAHKAAQKAVKLNPQDPQARVNLAIAMLETGQKGLRQHVDFAQQLIFVNPDWREEIQKSIEDGLGRKPDWQSLAKVKGWLFPDE
- a CDS encoding TIGR01777 family oxidoreductase → MKIAIAGATGFVGSRLVERLRQKGMQVVVLTRNTTYAQKVFPSTAFPNVEIVAYTPNTSGSWQSAISSCDGVVNLAGEAIGEGRWTPERKQEILNSRKFVTQNIVDAIINANPKPSVLINASAIGYYGTSETATYDETSSAGNDFLAQVCQAWEAEANKVKNAGVRLVILRFGIVLGLGGALGKMITPFKLFAGGPIGSGRQWFSWIHVDDIVNLILQALMKPEIQGVYNATAPHPVRMAQLSQAMGKVMNRPSWLPVPAFAIEALLGDGAMVVLEGQQVLPKRTLESGFEYKYPNLEPALAQILK
- a CDS encoding DUF6930 domain-containing protein, coding for MTSFNRSTSRRLKKLTQIPSVWEGDRRPLSSSQTQNSDPDVKGECILWVDGSQGIVRGMDVVAPETGPEAIVRTLMRAMEHPHNPAKPARPQRIVVKDREIQFYLRGVLQDLDIAIEYAPDLPLIDELFRGFTEILDSQVPDLPPQYAQVLREKAFALWQAAPWEFLEEQQILSIEINKWDVGTLYASVMGMLGMEYGILLYRSEDSLKRFRTSVLKEDESQGHLEEAFLKQDCLFLTFERADDTEEEEDEFDDLADLPLSEIEPTFGNIHPLEGLRSVLYDEEALVVYVAIESISRFMRDHRNQLGGDTFPSLSRRYRISLPESSKELTKSVSIAVSSMPQLATELEEIAGFDTLEDDSESPAPIFQSLRDDLIPEDSFLSLGVVSWEMLDYLRQGGAYHATGEITQAGDGLPVILIQTSRPKAKTVISNIEQAGGLKAICFNPGADPFDGTRYDLGLLQTDNGELFLFGEFEDDDPIHVEARKKWNQRCKNTNGYCGLIIAKGLTGASRGNPQLRDMMALFEAQFLSPKDLGLGTLQLMPQLQFEET
- a CDS encoding iron-sulfur cluster assembly accessory protein, with product MTQATQSLQRGIQLSEAALRQVKFLRDQQGQDLCLRVGVRQGGCSGMSYMMDFEDASKITPQDEIFDYDGFKIVCDRKSLLYLYGLMLDYSNSMIGGGFQFTNPNANQTCGCGKSFGV